AAGCCGCGGCACATCTCGCAAGTCGAAAGCTTCGCGAGGCATTGGATGCAAATGGACATGCCAGTTTCATCGTGGCAACAGGGGCGTCGCAATTTGACTTCCTTGCCGCACTCACTGCCGATGAAACGATTGAGTGGAACAACACGACGATGTTTCATCTGGACGAGTACATCGGTATTCCTGAGACGCATCCCGCCAGTTTTCGCAAGTATCTCCGAGAACGTCTCGTGGACATTGTTCACCCCGGAACGGTCCATTTCCTGGATGGGGAAGCGGACGAATCGCAAGCCGAGTGTGATAGACTCAATCGGATTATCTCGCAACATCAGATTGACGTGGCGTTCGTAGGTATCGGTGAGAACGGACATCTCGCCTTCAACGATCCACCGGCGGATTTTGAGACAGAGGATCCGTATATCTTGGTCGAATTAGATGAAGCATGCCGACTCCAGCAGGTCGGTGAGGGGTGGTTCGCTGGAATTGATGACGTGCCGACCCAAGCAGTTTCAATGTCCATTCGCCAAATCATGAAGGCGAAAGCGATCGTTTGCACTGTGCCAGATGAGCGGAAAGCGGAGGCAGTACGGGACTGCTTATACGGCGAGATAACGCCGATGCACCCCGCTTCGATTTTACAGACGCATCCAGATTGTGCGGTATTTTTGGACGCTGGGTCGGCATCTTTGTTGTAGGATACGGATGGAAACCACGCTAAAAGACTAATGTAAGGCTTTAATCTGTCCCCAGGTGACAGCGAGTTTGTCTTGTGACGCGACATCAAAAGGAATCTGACCGAGGGCATAGAGGATTGAGCGGTGGATGAGTTCCCATCCATCGTCTGTTACCTGTTCCCATCCCGTCGAGTGGGGCCAGATGTTAACGTGGCGTGCTTTCGTTGTGCCCTTCAGTAGTTTTGCCCCTTCTTCGTAGACAGAGATAGCCACGAGATCATCGTTGTCGGCTCGCACGGCTAATATGTCAATATCGCCTTCAAATCCGCTGCACGTCATGAGTGCTATCGCGGGTTTACTAACTGTGATGTCGCCCTTAAAACCTTCCATTATTGGATGCTCGGCATCAACGACAGTTAGGTCGTCGCCTGGATCGGAATTGAATGTGCCGTCTGCCGCAAATCCCATGTCGTCGTATGTCCACGTCTCTGCGTTGACGACTGGAACTGTTGAATCTTTGTAAGCACCCAGAATATTCGCGCTGGAAGTTGATTCCGAAATGAAGACAAAATCTATACCTGCCAGATCAACAGGATGCTTTGCCAAATGCTGATGCGGTTCAACGACATAGCCCCACTCTTCGAGATGTTCTATAAGAGGAATGTCCTTCGGATCGGGTTCGCCCGAGCCAACGAGGACAAGTTTTTCACCCTCAGCGATAACCGAACTTACAGCAAAGAGTAGCATGAGAATCGATAGGAAAAAGTGGCGATACATGAGAAGAATTTCCTCCTTTTGAGTTGGTTTTAGGGTATGGAGACACCTGCAGACGGTTGCTTACAACTACGCAGTGTGTAGCAGATACTTCCAAGGAATTTGATTGAATTCGGATATATTCTATAAGACTACACGAGCACTGTCAAGCTTTTTGATTTAGTGATACGTCATGCTTCGAAGTCGCTCCTATAGTGTGTTCAAACTGAGTTTATAGAAATGGAGGGTGTGGATGAAAGATGCAATCAGAGTTGGGATCATTGGTGTTGGTGGGACAATCGGCAGCACGACCGCTATTCTTGCCGCAGAGCCGAACGTGGAACTCGTCGCTTTGGCAGACCCGGATCCTACCCGCAGGCAAAGGGTCTTGGATGGGATTAAGGGGGTCCGCGTTTTTGACGATTATCGGCAGATGTTCTATGCCTGCGATTTAGATGCCGTCTGCATTGGGCTTCCGACGTGGATGCACGCCCCTGTCTCACAGGAAGCGGTGCAGCTTGGATTACATGTACTCTGCGAAAAACCCCCTTCAAATGATGCGGCGGAGTTAATGCCGGTCACCCAACTCGCAGCAACCAAAGGGCTTGTTTATATGTTTGTCCGTCAATCGCGGTTCACATCCCAGTTGATGGAGGGGCGCAGGCTCGTGCAGGCTGGAGAACTCGGTGACGTCTATTACGCGGAAACTCGATGGATACGCACACGCTGGTGTTCTGCCCGCGGATGGCGGCACGACAAAGCGAAGGGTGGTGGGGTCCTCCTGGATCTCGGTATTCATGCCATTGACAACGTTTGGTTTATGATGGGCAATCCGCGTCCCACAGAGGTCATGGCTGGGATGTATTGCACTTTCTCCGATCTCGCGCCACCTGAGCAAATCTACACCGCAGATGATGCTGCGTGTGGGTTTGTGCGATTTGAGAACGGCTGCACCCTACATTTTGCTGTCGCGTTTTCGCTGAATACCACAAATCGACAGGCACCGGCAGAAGGAAGCGATCTGGTCAAAAGCGAGACGCAGGAGTTCCAACTTTATGGCACGAAGGCAGGGCTCGAAAGTGGGAAACTACTGGTGGGGACACCGGACGGCGTTAAAGTCAAACCTATAAAAGCACCGCCACAAAAGGCGGATGATATAACGCTCCAGGCGCGGGAATTCATTCGGGCAATTCAAGAGGGCGATGAACCCCTTAATTCCGGTTCACAGGCAGTGATGCTGATGCAAATGCTCGATGCAGCGATGAAATCCAGCGAAATCGGCAGTGCCGTTGCAATTCAGGGATTCTAATTTTCCTCTTTTAAGGTGTTTTGCTTGGGTATTTCTGCGGATTTTAATAGGGTTTTCAGACTTTTTTCCACCCCGTAGGGGTGGTATGTCTATAGAAAACGGTATGTTTAGGTCCACTGCACTCCGTAGGAGTGCTATGTCAAACAAATGGCAACTTAGGTATCTCTACAAGAAGACGGAGATTTGCAATGTCTACACAACGCAATTCGAAAGCACCTCAGCAAGGCGAACTCACACCCCAGCAGAAGCAACAATTTCACGACGACGGCTTTCTATTCGTCCGAAACGTGCTGCCGAACCAGGCACTTCAGCCGTTGATTGATGAGTTAGCACAGTTGGTTGATGAAGGCACGCAGGCGGCAGTCAAGCATGGGATCCTTGATCCTTCGGATACTTATAACGACGAGCCGTTTGAAACGAGATTGGCACGCGTCTCAAAGGCGTGTTCCGATCCAAACTGGATTTGGAGCAACTATTTCCGGGATCAGAAAATCCGAACCGCTGGGATGTTCACGCTCAGAACAGCACCCACGCTCCTCGATGTCGTTGGCTCTCTCATCGGTGAGGAGATTTTTGCTCATCCACAGTTTAATTACCGTGCCAAATTGCCAGAACAAGCGATTACTGTCATCCCATGGCATCAAGATTTGGCGTATCTCATCCCGGAAGAAGCGGGTGATACATTGGTTGTGAATGTCTGGCTTCCGCTCATTCGGGCGACCGAAGAAAACGGATGCATGCAAGTCATCCGCGGTTCACATCGCTACGACCTGATTGCGCACAACTACCAGGATCAGACCCCTGGGCATACAGGAGGTAGAGGTATCAGCGATGCGGAGTTGCCACCCGGTGATGTCGTTACCGCTGAACTTGAAGCGGGAGATGTTTTGCTGACGAGTGAGCGGGTCGTCCACCGTGGACTTCCGAACCGTTCCGACACAGTGCGTTGGAGTGTGGATACGCGCTATAGCCAAATCGGGTTGCCAACGGGTCGCGAAAATGTTCCCGGTTTCATCGCTCGAAGTCGGTTAAATCCTGAAAGTATCGCCATGTCCCATCACGACTGGAATTCGCAGTTCACATCGAACTAAGGAGAAATGATGCAGGACTTTGAAAATCCCTATTCTCAAGTTCAAAACTACTAATTGCCGAAAAAATTTCCAATTTTTCTTTACTATTTTTGTCGAATATGTTATTATTCCTCTATTGAGGATTATCGGTAGTTTCTACATCATCATTTAACCTAAATCTTTTGTTTCGTCCCTAACGACGGACGACAGAACAGAGAGGAAACAAAATGAAGACAATCATTGTGAAAAGTATTGCTCTCGTGCTCATTCTTACCTTTGGATTGATCCTACTGCCACAACAGGCAGAAGCAGGAGTGGCGTGTTGGCTCGCAAGAGCAGCTTGCGCTGCAGCAGCTGCAGGTGCGGCCGCGACGTGTGCAACGTTTGGACCGGGTCCAGCTTGCGCAGCAGCTGTCATAGCCGCAGGATACGTTTGTGCACAAATTGATAATCACTGCGACTGAAATAAGCATTGAGCAAGGATACATGTATGACTTTCTCGGTTTCGATGTAGTTTTACAACAAACCGAGAAAGTTTTCTTAGATGTTTAAGGAGAATGTATTGTGTTTCCTCTCCAAAGTTTAAGGGGTTTCTTTCAAATGAGAATGAATTCCATAATTTATCTTTTCGCTATTCCTGTTTTTATGGTAACACATATATCAGGATGTACGGACACCGAAGAGCTAAACCAGTTCATTGGGAATACGGCGATCGCTGAGGAAACAGAAGTCGCATCCGTAGCCAGTAAGCCCACACCTGAAATCACTTTCGCAAAACTGCGGCAGGAATTTCCTGATGAAATTTTGGATAAAGACTTCAACACGCTAAAAAAAGTGACGACTTCTAAAAACTACTTGGATTTTCTTGTCCAGACTTATCCTGCGGTGGTTCCCTTTGAAACCTTGGATGGGTTTCTTCACGTTGCCCCTCCGCCCCCCAAAAAATACGAGCCTTTTTTGAAGGAATTTATCGCAACACCTACCGAAAAAGATGTAACTAACATTCATCACATGTTTTTAACCTATCGGCACTTGAATGCAGAAATGCACCAAATAACTCACGAGGGCGATATTTTAGGGACAGCTAACCTTATTTTTAAAAGGGTGGAAGTTGTTCAAAAAGATCCCATCAAGACATGGATGGCGGACCGTTTGGCTGATCTGGATCAAAAGTCACTTCAGAAGTTCTTCACTGATTTTGAAAATTTCGTTATTGAAACCGAAAAGATGGATGCCCGGCAGATACAGGAACTATTTGAGACATACGGGAAAGAGGAAGGGCTTTTATGGCTCGCGATTCTTGAACCCGCACTCACCGGACAAGTCCTCAATGACTTTACCGATACAGAAGTTTTTTTCAAGTGGGTTAAAGGGGAATTCTTTTTAGAGAATCCGATTATTCCGCTCAACCTACCAATACCTCAGTAAAGATTGGAGAACCTTCATGTCCTTACCCAAAACCAGACATATTGTGTGTGTATGTATCCTAATCCTTGCAGTTTTGTTCGGAAATATTCCTCCGACCAATGCAGACTCCAACATTTCTTTTTTCAACAGCGATTTTATCATTGCCATGGGAGTGGGTTTCATTGGATACTATCTGACCCCACTGGATGACTGGCAAGCGAAGATTCACAAACTCAAACAAGACGAATTGTTCGTCCAACGTTGGATGCTGCTCAACAACGATCCTACCTCCCTTGAAAAAGCGGAAAGAGCCATAGAGAATATCCAAAAAGAAAGAGAAGCCATAGAGAAAAAACGCAACCGATTTCGATTGTGGTATTATCCTGCCATTACGATAGTTGGGACGAGCGTGCTAATGTTAGCCGGGTGGATTTTTGGAGGCTCTTCATGATACAGAAATTATGGATTCACCTTCGTCAGCAGGTAGACGCTAATCTTCCGATACTCAACCGATTTCTTACCGTCTCCCTCATTCTCACGATCATAGGGGTTGGTGTGTTTTGGGTTATCCTTCAACGCGAGAATGATGTTCGTTCCACAAAATTCGCTAATCCGGAAAAATTATCTTCCGAATCTGACAGTGTAGAAGCCCTAAAACCTACTACAGCGTCTCGTGTTAAAGAAATGATGACATCCGTTTTCACGGAGGAAGAACTGACCTTATCAGAGAACCAACAACTTTTACAGATTCTTGATAGCTCACAGTTTCAGAATTTTTTGGAGACCAATCCGAACACCTTGGGCAATTTTTTTCATTTTTTTCAGTCACAAGGGATTGAAACTGAGAAAAATGCAGTTTTTGAAAAATTCCACCAAAAGTTTAAACAGCAGTTTCCTGCGGAAACAGTGGCCTCCATTGAGCACCAGATGCGGCAGATGCTTTCTAATCTTTTGGCGGAAAGTGGCCTTGGAGCAGAAACCGCCGGAAACAGAGAGGATACCGAGAAATTTGATCAAGTGCTTGAAACGTTTCTATCAGAATCAGAAAACGTGACGTGGATGATGAATCATTTTCAAGGAGACTATATGGCATTTGGGCACTGGGTTATGGATGTTCTTCAAAATCCGGCACCAGTATTCCCAGTAACATCTCCGTTTGTTGATATGAACGACGTATCTTCTCCTATGCCAAAGGGATCCTCAGGACCGGAGGGCACTTACACGCCTGCCATAGTACCACAGGAAGATGCACCGATACCAAGCACAGAACGTCCTGCTGTATTTGAACTCAAAGTCCCTGGACAAAGTGATTTTGAAGCAGAGAATACGGCACCTTCGACGGTTGAAATACCAGAACTGCCAGAACTTCCCTCCGAAGAACATCTAAAAACCGCGCTAAGCGAGCAATTCTCAGTAGAACGTTTCAATCGTGCGATACAAACCTTGAATCGTTATGGTCCTAAAGAAGGACTTCGCCGGCTTAAGGTATCAGACCCGGAAGCTGCTACACGCATTGAGAGCATCCTTCTCAGTCCACAGGAGAACAAGTAAATGCCAAAAAAGCATATCTTCTACGGCATTGCTGCGCTTGCAGTCACTGGAATTCTTGTAGGCGTTATTGGTTACGCAACTAATATGCGCAAGATGCCTGTCTCTAAACAACAAATTCCGGATGTCGAAAGCGCAACCACAGCTCCCTCTCCTGTAGCGAAGAAGAAATCTTGTGGATGCTGTACTGATCGGATGACGCGGTTGAGAGAACAGATTCACAAAGCGCGCAACCGCAGCCCGGCCGCGCAAGAAACTCAGGAAACTCCCAAATCCACGAAAGAAACAATAGCCGTTTCTGAGCGAAAACCTTAAAGGCTTGTATGTAATAGATGAATCCAAAACCAAATCACAAGATGTCGTAAGGTTATCTATCGTAGATGATGGAACATATTAGATTAACGTCAGTTTGATAAAAGTGGGATGTCGGGTTTCGCTACTGCTATTTAGACGAAAAGGGTCTTGAAAAACGGCATATTGGTCCAACTCGTCCAGTTTTTCGTGTGTATTTACCACTCTACCCGACCTACAGATTTATTTTCAAACTCACGTTAGATTAAGCATCTCCAAACTTTTTCCGAAACAGCGATACCGTATCGTGATCCGGGTGATTCGGCAGTTCAGCAGGTGCCGCCCACTCTTCGTCAACCTCCGTTAATTTCACAGGTTTGCCATCGTTTTCCAGAACCGATTTCCAACCTGCGAGGAAGACGTTCGTCTTATGTAAAATCTGGTCAAACGCCTGTGGCATTTCGTTATGGAGTGCCATGTTCTGGAACGCCCAAATTGTCGGCACCCAGATCTCTGTTTTGTCGAACGGATAGCCGGTGCCGGTGTGGATTCTGAAATTCTCGCCCCCGTAAGTTTCCTGTGTATGAATCTGCACTGTTCCCCACGAACCCCCCACTTGATGGAGCGTCCCATAGAATTGACGACCGTCGTTGTCAACATGCTCGAAGGTCAGGACACCCGGTGGACTGTGCCAACTCTCCGTTTGATATGCGACCGACACAACCGGATTTCCCGCCTCCGCAACCGCCTTGCAGACCATGTAAAGCCCATGGATGCCATGCGTGGGATAGTCATCAAACGAGTTCGTCGCTGTGTAGCAGATGATCTGTTTATCGCTTGCCCACGCCTTGGCGCGTGAGATAGCATTGTTGTGCTCATGGCTCGATGGTGCCAGAATGGTCGCACCATGCTTTTGCGCCAGTTCAATCATCTGCCGTGCTTTCGCGAGGGAGTTCGCAAACGGACGGTTGATAAGGTTCGGCAAGCCTGCTTCGAGATACGGTTCATGGAGGATGTGGTTCCATGGGTGGTTATAGTAGCCACCGGAGATGATACCGTCTACCTTCCCCACCATATCGTCAAAATTCTTGACGACTTCGCAACCGTAAGGTTCAGCAACCGCTTTCGCCTTTTCGTATTCAATATCCCAACAGTGCGTGATCCGCATTCCCGTAAACGGTGTGTCTTTTTCGCCGGGGCGCGGGTTGATGTGAGGTGCCCACAACGGCATGTGTGAATAGGAGTCTACGTTCAGAAATCCGACACGGAAAGGTTCAGCGTTAGATGCTTGCATAACTATCTCCTTTTCTTAGGATTTTCGGTTATCAGTTTTTAGTTGTCAGTTAATTTCGTGGTAGTTGCAAAATGCAGTCACACTACACAGAACTCTTAACTGACGACTCTCACTGTGAGGCAAACTGAAAGGATTGCGTAGCAACCCGTACTGATAACTTTTCTCACATTGAGACCCATGTCGAGCCGTTCTCACAAGACGCAACCGCTTTGTAGATGAACTGCATACCGCGCAATCCGTCATAGACTGTTGGGAAATCATAGTCTTCGGTTTTCATGAGATCGCCGTCAATGTATCGGCGGATGGCGTCGACAACACCGACGTAAATTGTCGCAAACGCTTCCAGGTACCCTTCCGGATGCCCGGTCGGGATGCGTGCGCCTGCTGCCGCGGCTTCAGAGAGGTAGCCCTGACCACGGGTCAACGTCTGTCTCGGTTCACCATAGCGATAGAGTTCAAGATAGTTCGGATTCTCTTGCGCCCATTTCACTGCGCCCTGTTCAGCGTAAACGCGGAGTGTGAGTCCATTTTCTTCCCCGGTGGCAACCTGACTTATGCTTAAAACGCCTTTACCGCCACCTTTGAAACGGAGCAAGGCGTTGACGTCCTCATCCAGTACTCTGTCGGGAAGGAACGTACTCTTATCAGCACAGAGTTCAACGATCGGATCGCCAGTGACGTATTCAAGTAGGTTCACGCAGTGTGTGCCGACATCACCCATCGTGCCACCGATCCCTGATTGCACTGGATCCACACGCCATGCGGCTTGTTTCTGACCGAGCTTCTCGTGCGGGACCATCAGGAAGTCTTGGAGGTATTCGACAATGACCTTACGAATTTGTCCCATCGAGCCTTCAGCGAACAACGCTCGCGCATGCCGTACGAGCGGATGCCCCGTATAATTGTGTGTCAATGCAAAGACAAGCCCCGAATCCTCGACGAGTTGGACAAGTGCCTCTGCTTCATCGAGACTGTAAGTCATCGGTTTATCGCAGACGACATGAAAACCCGCGTCCAAAAACGTCTTGGCGATCTCAAAGTGCGAGATATTTGGCGTGACGATGCTTACAAAGTCGATCCGTTCATTTTCAGGGCGCGCCGCTTCGGCTGCTGCCATGTCTGCGTAACTGCTGTAGCAGCGATTTGGATCGAGATACAACTCTGCACCGGTGACTCGTGTATTTTCTGGGTCGCGTGAGAAACACCCAGCGACGACTTCAATTTGCTGGTCGAGTGTGGCAGCGATTCGATGGACACCGCCAATAAACGCGCCCTGTCCGCCACCGACCATACCCATTCGTAATTTCCGATTCCAAGATTCCATAATGTTTTACTCCAATTCAGTTGTCGGTTCTCAGTTCTCAGTTAAAAGGTTTTTGTTAAACCGAAGCGTGTAATCCGTAACGAAGTGGAGGGTTTTTTGCTTGGGCGTTTCCCCTAGATATACGGAAAGGTGCTTCAAAGTTCAAACCTGCTTCACCGAACCGCAAGGTAAGATTAAAGATTCAAGCCGAGGATATCCCGATTCCGTGCCGTGTCGGTTTCTCCACCTGCGAAGTCATCAAAGGCGACGTCGGTCGTTTCGATGATGTGTTTAGCGATAAACGGCGCGCCTTCTGCCGCACCTTGCTCCGGACTTTTGACACAGCATTCCCATTCCAGTACCGCCCAACTCTCATAACCCGCTTCAGTAAGGAGTGTGAACACCTGTGTGAAATCTACCTGTCCATCGCCGAGTGAACGGAATCGTCCAGCACGTCCAGCCCATGACTGATAGCCGCCGTAAACCCCGACCCGACCTGTCGGACGGAATTCAGCATCTTTAACGTGGAATCCCTTGATGCGTTCGCTGTAGAGGCGAATGAAGTCGATATAGTCGAGTTGTTGAAGCAGGAAATGGCTTGGATCATAATTGAGACAAGCGGCGGGGTGGTTGTCCGTATAATCTAAGAACATCTCGTAGGTCGCACCGTCGTAAATATCCGAACCCGGGTGGAGTTCGTAGGCGAAGACTTGACCGTTATCGTGTGCCAGATCCAGAAGTGGGAGCCAGCGTGCGGCGAGTTCTTTGAACGCCTCTTCAATAATTCCGTCGGGACGTTGGGGCCACGGATAAACGGTATGCCACGCGAAGCCACCCGAGAGCACAGGGATAACATCGAGTCCCATGTTCACCGAAGCGTGGATACATTTCGTCAATTCGTCTGCTGCCCACGCCGTCCTTTCCGCGCCACGCAAACCGGGTGGATGGAACGCCTCAAACATAACTTCATACGCCGGATGCACAGCCAAGACCTGTCCAGCGAGATAACCTGCGACCTCTGTCGCTTCAAGTCCTATCTCCTTGAGCGTCCCTTTGAATTCGTCGCAATAGGTCTTGGATTCGGCGGCTTTTCCGATGTCAATGACGCGATCGTCCCAATTTGGAATTTGGACACCTTTGTACCCCAAGCCCGCAACCCATTTTCCGATATTTTCCATCGTGTCGTATGGTGCCTCGTCCCGCATGAATTGGGCGAGGAAGATAGCTGGACCTTTGATTTTCGGCATTATTCCTGTTGCTCCTGTATTTGTGTATAAACCCTAACTATGTAAGAGATGTGAGTTTGGTCTTTGTCTTCGTCTTTGTAACGTGTGTCCGCAAGTCTGAAACAAAGTGGAAAGCGGAGGATAGAAAAAGATCGTCATTGCGTTCGCTTCGTTGTTTAACGTTTAGCGAATTATTAAAAAGACTCGGTTTCAAATCGGCGAAAAATAATTACCAAATCACCATAAACTTTGGGTATAATATATAAAAGTCCGTGTGCAATGTCAAGGGTTTTGGAGGCAGTTCAGTTTCGTGAAAGGGAAAAGTGTGGAACAACCTATCTATGGATTGACGGTTCGCGGGGTAACGAAACATTTTCATCGGCCCAAGCGGACGAATGGTAAACTGCGTTTTCATCAGAGGTTTCAGCATATATTCAAGCGCGAGAAGGAAGTCATCCGCGCAGTTGACGACATCTCCTTGGAGGTAAATATCGGAGAGATCTACGGTATTCTCGGTGCGAACGGCTCGGGAAAGTCGACGCTGATTCGTCTTATTTCGACGCTGCTCCTGCCCGATGC
This is a stretch of genomic DNA from Candidatus Poribacteria bacterium. It encodes these proteins:
- a CDS encoding phytanoyl-CoA dioxygenase family protein, whose product is MSTQRNSKAPQQGELTPQQKQQFHDDGFLFVRNVLPNQALQPLIDELAQLVDEGTQAAVKHGILDPSDTYNDEPFETRLARVSKACSDPNWIWSNYFRDQKIRTAGMFTLRTAPTLLDVVGSLIGEEIFAHPQFNYRAKLPEQAITVIPWHQDLAYLIPEEAGDTLVVNVWLPLIRATEENGCMQVIRGSHRYDLIAHNYQDQTPGHTGGRGISDAELPPGDVVTAELEAGDVLLTSERVVHRGLPNRSDTVRWSVDTRYSQIGLPTGRENVPGFIARSRLNPESIAMSHHDWNSQFTSN
- a CDS encoding sugar phosphate isomerase/epimerase; this translates as MKGPAIFLAQFMRDEAPYDTMENIGKWVAGLGYKGVQIPNWDDRVIDIGKAAESKTYCDEFKGTLKEIGLEATEVAGYLAGQVLAVHPAYEVMFEAFHPPGLRGAERTAWAADELTKCIHASVNMGLDVIPVLSGGFAWHTVYPWPQRPDGIIEEAFKELAARWLPLLDLAHDNGQVFAYELHPGSDIYDGATYEMFLDYTDNHPAACLNYDPSHFLLQQLDYIDFIRLYSERIKGFHVKDAEFRPTGRVGVYGGYQSWAGRAGRFRSLGDGQVDFTQVFTLLTEAGYESWAVLEWECCVKSPEQGAAEGAPFIAKHIIETTDVAFDDFAGGETDTARNRDILGLNL
- a CDS encoding Gfo/Idh/MocA family oxidoreductase, translating into MGMVGGGQGAFIGGVHRIAATLDQQIEVVAGCFSRDPENTRVTGAELYLDPNRCYSSYADMAAAEAARPENERIDFVSIVTPNISHFEIAKTFLDAGFHVVCDKPMTYSLDEAEALVQLVEDSGLVFALTHNYTGHPLVRHARALFAEGSMGQIRKVIVEYLQDFLMVPHEKLGQKQAAWRVDPVQSGIGGTMGDVGTHCVNLLEYVTGDPIVELCADKSTFLPDRVLDEDVNALLRFKGGGKGVLSISQVATGEENGLTLRVYAEQGAVKWAQENPNYLELYRYGEPRQTLTRGQGYLSEAAAAGARIPTGHPEGYLEAFATIYVGVVDAIRRYIDGDLMKTEDYDFPTVYDGLRGMQFIYKAVASCENGSTWVSM
- a CDS encoding glucosamine-6-phosphate deaminase, coding for MNIFKATTKREASEAAAHLASRKLREALDANGHASFIVATGASQFDFLAALTADETIEWNNTTMFHLDEYIGIPETHPASFRKYLRERLVDIVHPGTVHFLDGEADESQAECDRLNRIISQHQIDVAFVGIGENGHLAFNDPPADFETEDPYILVELDEACRLQQVGEGWFAGIDDVPTQAVSMSIRQIMKAKAIVCTVPDERKAEAVRDCLYGEITPMHPASILQTHPDCAVFLDAGSASLL
- a CDS encoding Gfo/Idh/MocA family oxidoreductase; protein product: MKDAIRVGIIGVGGTIGSTTAILAAEPNVELVALADPDPTRRQRVLDGIKGVRVFDDYRQMFYACDLDAVCIGLPTWMHAPVSQEAVQLGLHVLCEKPPSNDAAELMPVTQLAATKGLVYMFVRQSRFTSQLMEGRRLVQAGELGDVYYAETRWIRTRWCSARGWRHDKAKGGGVLLDLGIHAIDNVWFMMGNPRPTEVMAGMYCTFSDLAPPEQIYTADDAACGFVRFENGCTLHFAVAFSLNTTNRQAPAEGSDLVKSETQEFQLYGTKAGLESGKLLVGTPDGVKVKPIKAPPQKADDITLQAREFIRAIQEGDEPLNSGSQAVMLMQMLDAAMKSSEIGSAVAIQGF